A DNA window from Brassica napus cultivar Da-Ae chromosome C1, Da-Ae, whole genome shotgun sequence contains the following coding sequences:
- the BNAA01G28420D gene encoding uncharacterized protein BNAA01G28420D produces MDVNKNIVKTLARWCLLLQAIMISSNTVALKEPDYVNMNVTIRNAMTGLIRPEIVYRCQSKRKDYGWHRSKKPGMQFSFPIILIKGEIKIPAIHICNVRSVLGTATLVIENTYLDAEMCPKSSCAHVATPKGIVFRGLEWDFKTVFPKLKPVEYLELPWTPWPNRT; encoded by the coding sequence atGGATGTCAACAAGAACATCGTCAAAACCCTAGCTCGATGGTGCCTTCTCCTACAAGCAATAATGATCTCTTCCAACACCGTGGCTCTCAAGGAACCAGACTACGTGAACATGAACGTAACAATCCGTAACGCAATGACAGGGCTAATCCGACCGGAGATCGTCTACCGATGCCAGTCCAAACGCAAAGACTACGGTTGGCATCGATCTAAAAAACCAGGAATGCAGTTTTCATTCCCAATCATTCTCATTAAAGGTGAAATCAAGATACCTGCTATTCACATCTGCAATGTCCGGTCAGTCCTAGGAACCGCCACACTCGTGATCGAAAACACTTATCTCGATGCAGAGATGTGTCCTAAATCTTCATGTGCTCACGTAGCTACACCTAAGGGGATCGTGTTTAGAGGCCTTGAATGGGATTTCAAAACCGTGTTTCCTAAACTCAAACCAGTTGAGTATCTAGAGTTGCCGTGGACACCTTGGCCTAACAGAACatga
- the LOC106387486 gene encoding topless-related protein 4, protein MSSLSRELVFLILQFLDEEKFKDTVHRLEKESGFFFNMRYFEDCITAGEWDDVEKYLSGFTKADDNRYSMKIFFEIRKQKYLEALDKKDHAKAVEILAKELKVFSTFNEELFKEITMLLTLTNFRENEQLSKYGDTKSARGIMLGELKKLIEANPLFRDKLQFPTLKNSRLRTLINQSLNWQHQLCKNPRPNPDIKTLFVDHSCGHPNGSHVPSPVTNHLMGSVSKVGGFPPLGAHGPFQPTPAPLTTSLAGWMPNPSVSHPAVSAGPIGLGAPNSAVSMLKRPRTPPTNSLSMDYQTADSESVLKRPRPFGISEGVNNHPVNVLPVTYPGQNHAHAAYSTDDLPKTVSRVLSQGSAIKSMDFHPVQQTMLLVGTNLGDIAIWEVGSRDKLASRSFKVWDLATCTGNLQASLASEYTAAVNRVIWSPDGGLLGVAYSKHIVHIYSYHGGDDLRNHLEIDAHAGNVNDLAFSQPNQELCVVTCGEDKTIKVWSAVTGNKLHTFEGHEAPVYSVCPHQKENIQFIFSTAVDGRIKAWLYDNMGSRVDYDAPGRSCTAMAYSADGTRLFSCGTSKEGESFIVEWNESEGAVKRTYLGLGKRSAGVVQFDTLKNKFLVAGDEFHVKFWDMDSVELLTTTNADGGLPSSPCLRINKEGTLLAVSTTENGIKILANAEGSRILHSMANRGLESSRPPPGSVSKGPIVGTFGTPSSSTGMSLSMAERSGPGAAGTVMNGDTRSLSDVKPRIPDEAERSKVWKLAEISERSQLRTLRLPDTLLPGRIVKLIYTNSGGAILALAENALHKLWKWQKSERNLSGKANSNVPPQLWQPPNGVLMTNDTREGNKEDVVPCFALSKNDSYVMSASGGKISLFNMMTFKTMTTFMAPPPAATSLAFHPQDNNVIAIGMDDSSIQIYNVRVDEVKSKLKGHQKRVTGLAFSNVLNVLVSSGADSQLCVWGMDGWEKQASKQIQIPSGHSPNPLAHTRVQFHQDQTHVLVVHASQLAIYEAPKLENVKQWIPTESSGSVTDAVYSCDSQYIYAAFDDGSVSILTATTLQLKCRIGPSSYLPSNPSLRLYPATIAAHPSEPNQFAVGLTDGGVHVLEPPGPEGKWGMSPPPENGAGPSVSSAPGSDQQPR, encoded by the exons aTGTCGTCTCTCAGCAGAGAACTCGTCTTCTTGATTCTCCAGTTTCTCGACGAGGAGAAGTTCAAAGACACTGTTCACAG GTTGGAGAAGGAGTCTGGCTTTTTCTTCAACATGAGGTACTTTGAAGACTGTATAACCGCTGGTGAATGGGACGATGTGGAGAAGTACCTTTCTGGATTCACTAAAGCTGATGACAATAGATACTCCATGAAGATCTTTTTCGAGATTCGTAAGCAGAAGTACCTTGAGGCACTTGACAA GAAAGATCATGCCAAGGCAGTTGAAATCCTTGCTAAGGAGTTAAAAGTCTTCTCCACATTCAATGAAGAGCTTTTCAAGGAGATCACCATGCTTTTAACCTTAACTAACTTCAG GGAAAATGAGCAGCTCTCCAAGTATGGGGATACTAAGTCTGCAAGAGGTATTATGCTTGGGGAACTCAAGAAACTGATTGAGGCAAATCCTCTCTTCCGGGACAAACTCCAGTTTCCAACTTTGAAGAATTCAAGATTGAGAACCTTGATTAATCAAAG TTTGAACTGGCAGCATCAGCTTTGCAAGAATCCAAGGCCTAACCCGGATATAAAAACACTCTTTGTTGATCATTCTTGTGGGCACCCTAATGGTTCTCATGTTCCTTCCCCTGTAACTAATCATCTGATGGGCTCAGTCTCTAAAGTTGGAGGCTTCCCACCACTAGGTGCTCATGGT CCATTTCAGCCAACACCAGCTCCTCTTACAACATCTCTTGCAGGATGGATGCCTAATCCATCTGTATCACACCCTGCTGTTTCTGCTGGGCCTATTGGCCTAGGTGCCCCCAACAGTGCTg TGTCTATGCTAAAGCGTCCCAGGACTCCTCCAACTAATAGCCTATCAATGGATTATCAAACAGCAGATTCTGAAAGTGTATTGAAGAGACCCAGACCCTTTGGGATATCAGAAGGG gTTAATAATCATCCAGTCAATGTCTTGCCAGTCACATATCCTGGGCAAAACCATGCTCATGCAGCCTATTCTACTGATGACTTACCCAAAACTGTTAGCAGGGTTTTGAGTCAGGGTTCTGCTATCAAGAGCATGGATTTTCATCCAGTACAACAAACGATGCTTCTTG TTGGCACCAATCTTGGTGATATTGCAATATGGGAGGTGGGTAGCAGGGATAAGCTTGCTTCTAGAAGCTTTAAGGTTTGGGATCTAGCTACCTGCACTGGGAATCTTCAG GCTTCACTTGCTAGTGAGTATACTGCAGCAGTTAACCGAGTCATCTGGAGCCCTGATGGAGGTCTTCTGG GTGTCGCATATTCTAAGCATATTGTGCATATTTATTCATATCATGGTGGCGATGATTTGCGGAATCATCTAGAG ATTGATGCTCATGCTGGTAATGTCAACGATCTTGCCTTCTCCCAACCAAACCAGGAATTGTGTGTTGTGACTTGTGGAGAAGACAAGACAATCAAG GTCTGGAGCGCTGTTACTGGAAATAAATTGCACACATTCGAAGGCCATGAGGCACCTGTTTATTCCGTGTGCCCACACCAGAAAGAAAATATTCAG tTCATATTCTCAACTGCTGTTGATGGAAGGATAAAGGCTTGGTTATATGACAACATGGGTTCTAGAGTGGATTATGACGCCCCTGGTCGATCTTGCACGGCAATGGCCTATTCTGCTGACGGAACTAG ATTATTCTCTTGTGGTACTAGTAAGGAGGGTGAATCATTCATTGTTGAATGGAATGAAAGCGAAGGAGCTGTGAAGCGTACTTACCTCGGATTAGGGAAACGGTCTGCGGGGGTTGTTCAGTTCGATACCTTGAAGAACAAATTTTTGGTAGCTGGTGATGAGTTCCATGTCAAATTTTGGGATATGGATAGTGTTGAGCTCTTGACTACAACAAATGCAGACGGGGGATTGCCG TCTTCCCCTTGCTTAAGGATCAATAAAGAAGGAACTCTCCTGGCTGTCTCAACTACTGAGAATGGAATCAAGATACTAGCGAATGCTGAAGGTTCGAGGATTTTGCACTCCATGGCAAACCGTGGCCTTGAAAGCTCTAGACCTCCTCCTGGCTCAGTTTCAAAG GGTCCTATTGTTGGCACATTTGGGACTCCAAGTTCAAGCACGGGAATGAGTCTCTCAATGGCTGAGAGAAGTGGTCCAGGGGCTGCTGGTACTGTAATG AATGGCGATACTCGAAGTCTGTCAGATGTCAAACCACGAATCCCTGATGAGGCAGAGAGATCAAAGGTTTGGAAGCTGGCAGAGATTAGTGAACGTTCGCAGCTTCGTACTCTGCGGCTACCTGACACTCTGCTACCAGGAAGA ATTGTCAAgttaatatatacaaattctGGAGGTGCCATATTGGCATTAGCGGAAAACGCTCTACACAAGCTATGGAAATGGCAGAAGAGTGAGCGGAATCTTTCGGGAAAG GCAAACAGCAATGTCCCACCACAGCTTTGGCAGCCACCTAATGGAGTGCTAATGACAAATGACACACGTGAGGGAAACAAAGAAGACGTAGTTCCGTGCTTTGCCCTCTCAAAGAATGACTCTTATGTCATGTCAGCCTCTGGAGGAAAAATTTCCTTGTTCAACATGATGACTTTTAAG ACGATGACTACATTCATGGCGCCTCCACCAGCAGCGACTTCCCTCGCCTTCCATCCTCAAGACAATAACGTTATTGCTATTGGAATGGATGATTCCTCTATTCAAATCTACAATGTTAGAGTGGATGAG GTTAAAAGTAAATTGAAGGGTCACCAGAAGAGAGTGACTGGTTTAGCATTCTCAAACGTTCTGAATGTACTTGTTTCCTCTGGTGCTGATTCCCAG CTTTGTGTATGGGGCATGGATGGATGGGAAAAGCAAGCTAGCAAGCAGATACAAATTCCAAGCGGTCATTCGCCAAATCCACTTGCGCATACACGCGTTCAGTTCCATCAGGATCAGACGCATGTTCTTGTTGTCCATGCCAGCCAGTTGGCGATATATGAGGCTCCTAAATTAGAGAACGTGAAGCAG TGGATACCAACGGAGTCAAGTGGTTCAGTGACGGATGCTGTGTACTCATGTGATAGCCAGTACATCTACGCAGCCTTTGATGATGGAAGCGTGAGTATCTTGACGGCAACGACATTGCAACTGAAGTGCCGCATTGGTCCCAGTTCATATTTGCCTTCAAACCCGAG CTTGAGATTATATCCAGCAACCATCGCAGCACATCCCTCTGAGCCAAACCAGTTTGCAGTTGGGCTTACTGATGGTGGAGTTCATGTGCTCGAACCACCAGGACCAGAAGGGAAGTGGGGAATGTCTCCACCGCCAGAAAACGGTGCAGGACCTAGCGTCTCCTCAGCACCAGGTTCAGATCAGCAGCCGAGGTGA